The DNA sequence AAGAAGAGGAAAATCGAGCAATATTCTACAACTCCTTTGCAAGCCGTATAGGTCGTTCGCTGACATCGATCACCAAACTCTGTGGATTCGATTGGAAGACCAATATTGCACTTCTGGGAGGCTTTGCTGCCAAAGAAGTCATAGTATCGACAATGGGAACGGCTTATTCGATCACGGATTCGGAAAACGGCGGAGGCCTTAGCACAAGGCTCCGGAACGATCCGTCATGGACAATGGTCAAAGCATGGGCCTTTCTCCTCTTCGTAATGCTGTACTCGCCCTGTCTTGCAACCGTTGCATGCATTGCGAAAGAAACGGGAAGTATAAAGTGGGCGATTTTCTCTGTCCTTTTCAATACGGCTGTGGCATTTATTGTTGCAACTTTAATCTACCAGGGAGGCTGTTTGTTTTTAGCACATTAGCGGAGGTGGCTATGGGAGCGGCGGCAAAGATGCTAAAGTTTATGGAGCAAAGTAGCTGGATAAGGAAGATGTTTGAAGAAGGTGCCAGGCTCAGGGCAATTTACGGAAGCGATAGAGTCTGCGACTTCAGTTTGGGGAACCCGAACGTATATCCGCCAGAAGTCGTCCATCAGGAACTGGTAAACCTCGCAAAGTCAAGCACGGGCGCATCCCACGGCTACATGCCCAATGCGGGTCTGCCCGAAGTACGGGAGGCCATTGCCGAATACATATCCCCGGTGCACGGCGTCTCTTTTACCGCAGAAGACATAGTAATGACCTGTGGAGCGGCAGGGGCAATGAACGTGATACTGAAGGCTCTGCTTGACCCCGGAGACGAGGTACTCGTTCCTGCACCTTACTTCGTAGAATACGGGTTTTACGCCGACAACCACGGTGGGATTCTTAAACCGATTCCCACGACTGACGATTTTCTTCCGGATCTGGATGCCCTGGAGAATGCCATTTCACCCAAGACCAAGGTTCTTATACTGAATTCTCCGAACAATCCAACCGGTCAGGTATACGGTGAGGCCCTTTTGAGAGACATTTCCGAAATCCTTTCGAAAAGATCCACAGACCTGAACCGCCCCATCTATATAGTTTCCGACGAGCCTTATCGTAACATAGCCTTTGACGGAATCGAGGTTCCTTCCGTGCTTAAATTCTACTCCCGAAGCATTATCGCCACATCATACTCCAAGGATCTATGTCTGGCAGGCGAAAGAATCGGCTACCTGGCTGTGCATCCCGAAATGGAGAAAAAGGACAGTCTGCTGGGGGCGCTTGTGCTCGCCAACCGTATTCTCGGCTTTGTAAATGCCCCGGCTTTTATGCAGAGGCTCGTTGCAAGACTGCAGGGTATAACCGTGGATCCGATGACTTATCAGAAAAAGAGGGACATGCTCGTTGCCGCCATGAAAGAAATAGGATATGAATTCATTGTCCCGAAGGGAGCTTTTTATCTTTTTCCGAAATCTCCTGTTCCAGACGATGTGGAGTTTGTAAGGATGTTGCAGGAGGAACTCATTCTCGTTGTTCCCGGTTCGGGCTTTGGAAAACCCGGCTACTTTCGCATAGCTTTTTGCGTTGACGATGAAGTTATATCCAGATCTTTTAATGGATTTGAGAAGGCGTATAAAAAAGCTTTAAGCAACAGTTAAGAAAGCGTTGCAGGATTATCGGATGACCAGAAAAATTTACATAAGAAGAAGGTCGGAAAATCGTACAGGCGAACATAAAGGGCTTTTCTGGATAATTGCCGCAATGATGTTGATACTCCTGATGATTCCCATACTCTGGACGCAGTATCCCTTCAGAAGTCACAAGCAGGATAGGCAATCGGAAAACGGCAGAGTACTGACAACGGGAAAAATCCCCAGGCTTCAGGGGATTGTTAAGCAGGTACCGAGAGCAATCGAGGAATCGGGCGAGGAGGCTCAAGAAGC is a window from the Thermodesulforhabdus norvegica genome containing:
- a CDS encoding pyridoxal phosphate-dependent aminotransferase, coding for MGAAAKMLKFMEQSSWIRKMFEEGARLRAIYGSDRVCDFSLGNPNVYPPEVVHQELVNLAKSSTGASHGYMPNAGLPEVREAIAEYISPVHGVSFTAEDIVMTCGAAGAMNVILKALLDPGDEVLVPAPYFVEYGFYADNHGGILKPIPTTDDFLPDLDALENAISPKTKVLILNSPNNPTGQVYGEALLRDISEILSKRSTDLNRPIYIVSDEPYRNIAFDGIEVPSVLKFYSRSIIATSYSKDLCLAGERIGYLAVHPEMEKKDSLLGALVLANRILGFVNAPAFMQRLVARLQGITVDPMTYQKKRDMLVAAMKEIGYEFIVPKGAFYLFPKSPVPDDVEFVRMLQEELILVVPGSGFGKPGYFRIAFCVDDEVISRSFNGFEKAYKKALSNS